In Candidatus Delongbacteria bacterium, one genomic interval encodes:
- a CDS encoding response regulator codes for MKLLILEDDPGSQDILLENLQLRGFEVDVCGRMEDAFLHLAATHFDAVLVDIRLPGCNGMEHIERLCRDHADSVIVVMTGYPSLETCLDALQLGAYGYLVKPFKVDEVQEMLERGHRERLLRKEVSGLRDRIADLERELGRLKAGEGGNGPS; via the coding sequence ATGAAACTGCTGATTCTTGAAGACGACCCGGGCAGCCAGGACATCCTGCTGGAGAACCTGCAGCTGCGGGGATTCGAGGTGGATGTCTGCGGACGCATGGAAGATGCCTTCCTGCACCTGGCGGCCACGCACTTCGACGCGGTACTGGTGGACATCCGCCTGCCCGGCTGCAACGGCATGGAGCACATCGAGCGCCTCTGCCGCGATCACGCCGACAGTGTGATCGTGGTGATGACGGGCTACCCCTCACTGGAAACCTGCCTGGATGCCCTGCAACTGGGCGCCTACGGCTACCTGGTGAAGCCCTTCAAGGTGGACGAGGTGCAGGAAATGCTGGAACGCGGCCACCGCGAACGTCTGCTGCGCAAGGAAGTCTCGGGCCTGCGCGATCGCATTGCCGATCTGGAGCGCGAGCTGGGACGCCTGAAGGCCGGTGAAGGCGGGAACGGTCCTTCGTGA
- a CDS encoding ATP-binding protein: MSTGTMAPQGADPRQLAEQLHHTQQLLQQRLDDLNRELERKNQLLARHLLETERVGNKLMQILNSMSSAVLMIELDGRLSEANPQARVLLGLPAGPARATDVLPAELARVVDDVIREARELRLDDFQWEHDEQELRLRVLCRLVPDSTGEPIGVLLILDDLTGVRQMEERMAQVRTLAALGEMAANVAHELRNPLGGIGGFAALLQEMLPVDSRERRYVSKIIEGVDGLNKVATNLLAYTRKVEPVYHEADLRTVLLEVLSFIRIELDQMQSPIQLHENLGKIPARLLMDPELMRQTFLNLCKNAVQAMRGQEQGEVHLELLREPGRLVVDVRDTGPGIAPEQRRKLFNPFYTTRAKGTGLGLAIVRKNVELHGGTVVALEHTGGAVFRVELPLTGGPGRPIQELTR; the protein is encoded by the coding sequence GTGAGCACAGGCACCATGGCACCGCAGGGCGCGGACCCCCGTCAGCTTGCCGAACAGTTGCATCACACCCAGCAACTGCTGCAGCAGCGCCTGGACGACCTGAACCGTGAGCTGGAGCGCAAGAACCAGCTGCTGGCCCGCCACCTGCTCGAGACGGAGCGGGTGGGCAACAAATTGATGCAGATTCTGAACAGCATGTCCAGTGCGGTCCTGATGATCGAACTGGACGGACGGCTGAGCGAGGCCAATCCCCAGGCCCGCGTGCTGCTGGGCCTGCCCGCGGGGCCTGCCCGGGCCACCGATGTGCTGCCGGCCGAACTGGCCCGCGTGGTGGACGACGTGATCCGCGAGGCCCGCGAACTCAGGCTGGACGATTTCCAGTGGGAGCACGACGAGCAGGAACTGCGCCTGCGAGTGCTCTGCCGCCTGGTGCCCGACAGCACGGGCGAGCCCATTGGTGTGCTGCTGATCCTGGACGACCTGACCGGCGTGCGCCAGATGGAAGAGCGCATGGCCCAGGTGCGTACCCTGGCGGCTCTCGGGGAAATGGCGGCCAACGTGGCTCACGAGCTGCGCAACCCGCTGGGCGGCATCGGCGGGTTCGCCGCACTGCTCCAGGAGATGCTGCCGGTGGACAGCCGCGAGCGGCGCTATGTCTCCAAGATCATCGAGGGAGTCGACGGGCTGAACAAGGTGGCCACCAACCTGCTGGCCTACACGCGCAAGGTCGAGCCGGTGTACCACGAGGCCGATCTGCGCACGGTGCTGCTGGAAGTGCTCAGTTTCATCCGCATCGAGCTGGACCAGATGCAGAGCCCCATTCAGCTTCACGAGAATCTGGGCAAGATCCCGGCCCGGCTGCTGATGGATCCCGAACTGATGCGTCAGACCTTCCTCAACCTGTGCAAGAATGCGGTGCAGGCCATGCGCGGCCAGGAACAGGGCGAGGTGCATCTGGAACTGCTGCGCGAACCCGGGCGCCTGGTGGTGGACGTCCGTGACACGGGGCCGGGCATCGCCCCCGAGCAGCGGCGCAAGCTCTTCAATCCCTTCTATACCACCCGGGCCAAGGGCACCGGGCTGGGACTGGCCATCGTGCGCAAGAACGTGGAACTGCACGGCGGCACGGTGGTCGCCCTGGAACACACGGGTGGCGCCGTGTTCCGGGTGGAACTGCCCTTGACCGGCGGCCCGGGTCGCCCAATTCAGGAACTCACGCGATGA
- a CDS encoding amidophosphoribosyltransferase: MEAGVGEFCGIFAIWNVDHASSLAVLGLNAQQHRGQESAGIVSLHERRLNRRIGMGLVGDVFPNRHSLRDLEGRAAIGHVRYSTHGASDYHNVQPIQVVTKDGELAMAHNGNISNAASLRRELEEQGAIFQTSTDSEIVLHRMARSRGGSLAERISEGLQGLQGAFSLVFLCPEGLAVARDPHGFRPLAMGMLDDAVVFASESCAFDIIGARYLRDVEPGELVVLDDKGMSSHRYAPKGRPAHCIFELVYFSRPDSKIFGENVDKTRRKLGKALAFEHPVPGADITVPVPDSSNTSALGYSRRSDVRFELGLIRNHYVGRTFIAPEQEGRTEKVRLKFNTVEGVLRDRSVVLVDDSIVRGTTMRKLVGMIRAAGAREVHVRITSPPVRHPCYFGMDFPDPEELLATRHTTEDELCRTLGADSLKYLSLEGMLRATEKDPSHFCTACFSGNYPEKVDAPRLGCGSHAQTDPGAQAPDTAERRA; encoded by the coding sequence ATGGAAGCTGGTGTCGGCGAATTCTGTGGCATCTTCGCCATCTGGAACGTGGATCACGCCTCCTCGCTGGCCGTGTTGGGGCTGAATGCCCAGCAGCACCGGGGGCAGGAATCCGCGGGCATCGTCAGCCTGCACGAGCGCCGCCTCAACCGGCGCATCGGCATGGGGCTGGTCGGTGACGTGTTCCCCAATCGCCACAGCCTGCGTGACCTGGAAGGACGTGCGGCCATCGGGCATGTGCGCTATTCCACCCACGGCGCCAGCGACTATCACAACGTGCAGCCGATCCAGGTGGTCACCAAGGACGGCGAGCTGGCCATGGCGCACAACGGCAACATCAGCAATGCGGCCAGTCTGCGGCGCGAGCTTGAGGAACAGGGCGCGATCTTCCAGACCAGCACCGACTCCGAGATCGTGCTGCATCGCATGGCCCGCTCGCGGGGCGGCAGTCTGGCCGAACGCATTTCCGAAGGCCTGCAGGGCCTGCAGGGTGCGTTCTCGCTGGTCTTCCTCTGCCCCGAAGGTCTGGCCGTGGCCCGTGATCCACACGGTTTCCGCCCGTTGGCGATGGGCATGCTCGACGATGCGGTGGTCTTCGCCAGCGAGTCCTGCGCCTTCGACATCATCGGCGCGCGTTATCTGCGCGACGTGGAACCGGGCGAACTGGTGGTGCTGGACGACAAGGGCATGAGCAGCCACCGCTACGCACCCAAGGGCCGGCCGGCCCACTGCATCTTCGAACTGGTCTACTTCAGCCGTCCCGACTCGAAGATCTTCGGCGAGAACGTGGACAAGACCCGGCGCAAGCTGGGCAAGGCCCTGGCCTTCGAACACCCCGTTCCGGGCGCCGACATCACCGTGCCCGTGCCCGATTCCTCGAACACCAGCGCGCTGGGCTACAGCCGTCGCAGCGACGTGCGCTTCGAACTGGGCCTGATCCGCAACCACTATGTGGGCCGCACCTTCATCGCCCCGGAGCAGGAAGGCCGCACCGAGAAGGTGCGCCTCAAGTTCAACACGGTGGAAGGCGTGCTGCGCGACCGCAGCGTGGTGCTGGTGGACGACAGCATCGTGCGCGGCACCACCATGCGCAAGCTGGTGGGCATGATCCGGGCCGCCGGTGCCCGCGAGGTGCACGTGCGCATCACCTCGCCCCCGGTGCGCCATCCCTGTTATTTCGGGATGGATTTTCCCGACCCCGAGGAACTGCTGGCCACACGTCACACCACCGAGGACGAGCTCTGCCGCACCCTGGGAGCCGACAGCCTGAAGTATCTGAGCCTGGAAGGCATGCTGCGTGCCACGGAGAAGGATCCATCGCACTTCTGCACCGCATGTTTCTCGGGCAACTACCCTGAAAAAGTCGACGCACCCCGCCTGGGCTGCGGATCACATGCACAGACGGATCCCGGAGCCCAGGCCCCGGATACCGCCGAAAGGAGAGCATGA